A genomic segment from Aquibium oceanicum encodes:
- a CDS encoding NAD(P)-binding domain-containing protein → MRYDSLTLFTPRQFSALPDWTWRATGNFMRAATSSPTIEAYATRFRLPIQLGRRLIRLSKAGDGGFEAALDDGSRISASEVVVATGAFQVALVPKVAAQFGHEVLQLTTETYRNPNQLPDGPVLVVGDGASGRDIAVEVRQRQPAMLATGKPRKLFPERVLGKSIWWWLNLFGVLRAPRSRGLAESLDNPMRFLTVTGASRAWRSAASGCCHASLKQAAKRPGLPTARRRTSGLLYGLSAIGRHNLARYRRCEGA, encoded by the coding sequence GTGCGCTACGACTCGCTCACTCTGTTCACGCCACGCCAGTTCAGCGCCCTACCGGACTGGACCTGGCGGGCAACCGGGAACTTTATGCGAGCCGCGACGAGTTCGCCGACTATTGAAGCATATGCGACACGTTTCCGACTGCCGATCCAGCTTGGTCGACGTCTGATCCGCCTCTCGAAGGCTGGAGACGGTGGATTTGAAGCTGCGTTGGACGATGGATCGCGTATCAGTGCCAGCGAGGTGGTCGTCGCGACCGGAGCGTTCCAGGTCGCGCTTGTGCCGAAGGTCGCGGCGCAGTTCGGACACGAGGTGCTCCAGCTGACCACCGAAACCTACCGCAATCCGAATCAGCTGCCCGACGGTCCGGTCCTGGTGGTCGGAGATGGAGCAAGCGGACGGGATATCGCTGTGGAAGTGCGACAAAGGCAGCCCGCCATGCTGGCGACGGGCAAGCCTCGCAAGCTCTTTCCCGAGCGAGTGCTTGGCAAGTCGATCTGGTGGTGGCTCAACCTGTTTGGCGTACTGAGAGCCCCGCGGAGTCGCGGATTGGCAGAAAGCTTAGACAATCCGATGCGTTTCCTGACCGTGACCGGAGCATCGAGAGCCTGGCGAAGCGCGGCATCCGGGTGCTGCCACGCCTCATTGAAGCAAGCGGCGAAGCGGCCCGGTTTGCCGACGGCGCGGCGGCGGACGTCCGGACTGTTA
- a CDS encoding L,D-transpeptidase has translation MPGGPNNPLGSRALYLYRNGRDTLPYSRNDRALDHRQGCSNGCIRMVNEHVEDLYERVPVGAQVVVV, from the coding sequence GTGCCAGGGGGGCCGAACAACCCATTGGGGTCACGGGCTCTCTACCTTTATCGTAACGGCCGCGACACGCTCCCGTATTCACGGAACGACCGAGCCTTGGACCATCGGCAAGGCTGTTCCAACGGCTGCATCAGGATGGTGAACGAGCATGTTGAGGATCTTTACGAGCGTGTGCCCGTAGGAGCCCAAGTCGTCGTTGTCTGA
- a CDS encoding L,D-transpeptidase, with protein MAMSISSEEIGDVRSPLGIGRRTFFLGMFTLLAAPGQALANGAQRKFVLEERFLPQVVRTPYDYLAGTIVVVPRERFLYLVDGAGFARRYGIGVGKAGLAFSGSAIIGRKAKWPSWRPTDNMIRRDPKKYMPLCWRRARGAEQPIGVTGSLPLS; from the coding sequence ATGGCCATGAGCATTAGTTCCGAGGAAATCGGGGATGTTCGGTCGCCTCTCGGGATTGGTCGACGGACTTTTTTCCTTGGCATGTTCACCTTGCTGGCGGCACCCGGGCAGGCTTTGGCGAACGGGGCGCAACGCAAGTTCGTGCTCGAGGAGCGCTTCCTTCCGCAAGTCGTAAGGACACCCTATGACTATCTGGCCGGAACGATCGTCGTGGTTCCGCGCGAGAGATTTCTCTATCTGGTCGACGGTGCGGGCTTTGCGCGTCGCTATGGCATTGGTGTCGGCAAGGCAGGCCTGGCGTTTTCGGGTTCGGCGATCATCGGCAGGAAGGCAAAATGGCCGTCATGGCGTCCAACCGACAATATGATCCGCCGCGATCCCAAGAAATATATGCCGCTATGCTGGCGGCGTGCCAGGGGGGCCGAACAACCCATTGGGGTCACGGGCTCTCTACCTTTATCGTAA
- a CDS encoding peptidylprolyl isomerase — MDEVSKIKGGDLGFVAEGQVVPEIDAAAAKLQPGEFTQSPVASAFGFHVVLVEETRNRPAPAFEAVAPQVRQALEATEERRIISELRAAAKVEKLVPDVAPPEGDDGHEH; from the coding sequence GTGGACGAGGTCTCCAAGATCAAGGGCGGAGACCTCGGCTTTGTGGCGGAAGGCCAGGTCGTGCCGGAGATCGACGCGGCGGCGGCGAAACTGCAGCCCGGCGAATTCACGCAGTCACCCGTTGCGAGCGCCTTCGGCTTCCACGTCGTTCTGGTTGAGGAGACACGCAATCGGCCTGCCCCAGCTTTCGAGGCCGTCGCACCGCAGGTTCGGCAAGCACTCGAAGCCACGGAGGAAAGACGAATCATTTCCGAGCTTCGGGCGGCCGCGAAGGTGGAGAAGCTTGTTCCGGATGTCGCGCCGCCAGAAGGAGACGATGGCCATGAGCATTAG
- a CDS encoding thioredoxin domain-containing protein, translating into MWPELKKKYVDTRQVRFIMREFPFDPRASAGFMLARCVSDDKWYPTIDLLYRTQDNWARVSDGTAALKSVMGMTGMGTADFEKCLQDQAARESHSRCRRGPILRRRFTPTFFINGQMQKGALSIERFSEIIDPLVAAARQ; encoded by the coding sequence GTGTGGCCCGAGCTCAAGAAAAAGTATGTCGATACGCGTCAGGTCCGCTTCATCATGCGGGAGTTTCCCTTTGATCCGCGGGCCTCGGCAGGCTTCATGCTTGCGCGGTGCGTCAGCGACGACAAATGGTACCCCACCATCGACCTGCTCTATCGGACTCAGGACAATTGGGCGCGGGTGTCAGACGGCACAGCCGCGCTCAAATCCGTCATGGGCATGACCGGAATGGGCACCGCCGACTTCGAGAAATGCCTTCAAGACCAGGCTGCTCGAGAAAGTCACAGCCGTTGCCGAAGGGGGCCGATCCTTCGGCGTCGATTCACGCCCACTTTCTTCATCAACGGCCAGATGCAAAAGGGCGCGCTCAGCATCGAGCGCTTCAGCGAGATCATCGATCCGCTGGTAGCCGCCGCCAGGCAATAG
- a CDS encoding L,D-transpeptidase, whose protein sequence is MTQTQVRVRFSRRQILRLGAAAAGGFVLPACSTTGNEPAEPVQIKPAEDRSYLSIYRAMPEEDFPIPAVDLSKVNKRFYRQLVDDPTGERPGTIVVDTRNFFLYLVRPGGKAMRYGVGLGRQGFEWSGDGVIQWKQRWPKWTPPAEMIARQPELGKWSAENGGQPPGLNNPLGARALYIFQNGEDTLYRLHGTPEFWTIGKAVSSGCVRLMNQDIIDLYDRVATPTPIIVRAGTGALF, encoded by the coding sequence GTGACCCAGACACAAGTACGCGTACGATTTTCCCGACGGCAGATTCTCAGGCTCGGCGCGGCGGCAGCCGGTGGGTTCGTCCTGCCTGCCTGCTCGACCACCGGCAACGAACCGGCAGAGCCGGTGCAGATCAAACCTGCGGAAGATCGATCCTACCTTTCCATCTATCGCGCCATGCCGGAAGAAGATTTCCCGATCCCGGCCGTTGACCTGTCCAAGGTCAACAAGCGCTTCTACAGGCAGCTGGTCGACGACCCCACCGGTGAGCGCCCCGGCACGATCGTCGTGGATACGAGAAATTTCTTTCTCTATCTCGTCCGGCCGGGTGGCAAGGCGATGCGCTATGGCGTTGGTCTCGGCCGTCAGGGGTTCGAATGGTCGGGTGACGGCGTGATCCAGTGGAAGCAGCGGTGGCCGAAATGGACGCCTCCCGCCGAGATGATTGCACGCCAGCCGGAACTGGGGAAGTGGAGCGCGGAAAACGGCGGCCAACCGCCTGGCCTCAACAATCCGCTTGGCGCGCGAGCGCTGTACATATTCCAGAATGGCGAAGACACACTTTACCGTCTTCACGGAACACCCGAATTCTGGACCATCGGCAAGGCGGTTTCGAGCGGCTGCGTCCGGTTGATGAACCAGGACATCATCGACTTGTACGACCGCGTCGCAACGCCAACCCCCATCATTGTCCGGGCCGGCACAGGCGCACTTTTCTAG
- a CDS encoding copper chaperone PCu(A)C: MASAFEPWPRIGRSLASGAILAVFAASGAAAHSYKLGQISIGHVWSPPPAEGDDGVPVYGAILNEGRMEAQLTGAETSVAEIVRFRVDADGVERWPTRITLSPGKPLGLAPWREHIWISGLKKPLRPGDTFQLKLEFGEKGKIDTMVIVEDEAGH, from the coding sequence GTGGCATCGGCGTTCGAGCCTTGGCCGCGGATCGGCAGATCGCTGGCTTCGGGGGCCATTCTGGCGGTTTTCGCCGCAAGTGGCGCGGCCGCCCACAGCTATAAGCTGGGCCAGATTTCGATCGGCCACGTCTGGTCGCCACCGCCGGCGGAAGGAGACGACGGCGTACCGGTATATGGCGCCATTCTCAATGAAGGGAGGATGGAAGCACAGTTGACAGGGGCGGAAACATCCGTCGCCGAGATCGTCAGGTTCCGTGTCGATGCGGATGGCGTGGAACGTTGGCCCACCCGCATAACGCTGAGCCCGGGTAAGCCGCTGGGTCTTGCCCCATGGCGCGAGCATATCTGGATTTCCGGACTGAAGAAGCCGCTAAGACCCGGCGACACGTTTCAATTGAAACTCGAGTTTGGAGAAAAGGGAAAAATCGATACAATGGTTATTGTCGAGGACGAGGCTGGCCACTAA
- a CDS encoding cytochrome c oxidase assembly protein: protein MEHRSRKRWPVMASAGILVAMTGLVAYSPTLYRMFCDLTGYGGTVQRSVDGSMPTATSNETVKVFFDANVAPDLPWEFRPEQRSTETKFGVPTKVYYYAKNVSDETVVARATFNVTPYQTAPFFFKIECFCFTEEKLGPGQSARMPLVLYLDEQMLKDKDARNFREVTLSYTFFRQKNLSPQEIEAARNLSKGSDETDERLTTSSTQEFDNDAPRR, encoded by the coding sequence ATGGAGCATCGCTCGCGCAAACGCTGGCCCGTGATGGCCAGCGCCGGAATATTGGTCGCCATGACAGGTCTCGTCGCATATTCACCTACCCTCTACCGAATGTTTTGCGACCTGACAGGTTATGGCGGGACGGTCCAACGATCGGTCGATGGATCGATGCCGACCGCGACAAGCAACGAGACGGTCAAAGTGTTTTTCGATGCAAATGTCGCGCCGGACCTTCCCTGGGAGTTTCGCCCTGAGCAACGAAGCACAGAGACAAAATTCGGTGTACCCACCAAGGTCTATTACTACGCAAAAAATGTTTCTGATGAAACGGTCGTCGCACGGGCCACATTCAACGTCACGCCGTATCAGACGGCTCCGTTCTTCTTCAAAATCGAGTGCTTCTGTTTCACGGAAGAGAAGCTGGGGCCGGGTCAGAGTGCGCGGATGCCTCTGGTTTTGTATCTCGACGAGCAAATGCTGAAGGATAAGGATGCCCGGAATTTCCGTGAAGTGACGCTGTCTTATACCTTCTTTCGGCAGAAGAACCTGTCACCGCAGGAGATCGAAGCAGCACGGAATCTTTCGAAGGGGTCCGACGAGACGGACGAACGCCTGACGACCTCCTCAACTCAGGAGTTTGATAATGACGCACCGAGAAGATAG
- a CDS encoding transglutaminase-like cysteine peptidase: MMRFVVCALALGMSCVMASANAFHFNPTQPTRASNMITFGTTTMPVGYYEYCRRYRSECARSPEGSMIKLTKPRWREIVSINADVNTAVAPLTDMEIFGVEERWEYPTTVGDCEDYALEKRKRLNEMGYPLGALLLTVARDAKGGGHAVLTVVTDLGDFILDNLEQKVLLWKDTEIYYLKRQSGEDLNRWVSLVNEDELLISSGRKYAPSAAAASVNR; this comes from the coding sequence ATGATGCGCTTTGTTGTTTGCGCCCTGGCGCTTGGGATGTCATGCGTCATGGCGTCAGCCAATGCCTTTCACTTCAATCCGACACAGCCCACCCGAGCCAGCAATATGATTACATTCGGGACGACCACCATGCCGGTCGGATACTACGAGTATTGCAGGCGCTACCGGAGCGAGTGTGCCCGGTCACCGGAAGGCTCGATGATCAAGCTTACGAAGCCGAGATGGCGGGAGATCGTCTCGATCAACGCGGATGTGAACACTGCGGTCGCTCCGCTTACCGACATGGAGATCTTCGGCGTCGAAGAGCGATGGGAATACCCGACAACCGTGGGGGATTGCGAGGACTATGCCCTTGAGAAACGCAAACGCCTGAACGAGATGGGCTATCCTTTGGGAGCTCTCTTGTTGACGGTCGCCCGTGATGCCAAGGGCGGAGGACACGCGGTCCTGACGGTGGTCACGGATCTCGGTGACTTTATCCTGGACAATCTGGAGCAGAAGGTCCTCCTGTGGAAGGACACGGAAATCTATTATCTTAAGCGCCAGTCTGGAGAAGACCTGAATCGCTGGGTCAGCCTGGTGAATGAGGACGAGCTTCTGATTTCCTCAGGCAGGAAGTACGCGCCTTCCGCGGCGGCCGCCAGCGTAAACAGATAG
- a CDS encoding copper chaperone PCu(A)C, with translation MTAALAIFVVATQVEASDGVQDHGKPPPILTVEHAEILVAENEDDGAEGYLTIWNGTNQQISLEAIRSDAFGKISILRTEMSSGRTSTGPVEGIVPVPGHAELTMRPSGIRLLLEDPLPRTDRLADSRFTLVFEGGRELEVTANVVQSRDQLTLHHHGQGDVATD, from the coding sequence TTGACGGCGGCGCTGGCAATCTTCGTCGTGGCCACGCAGGTGGAGGCTTCCGACGGTGTACAAGATCATGGCAAGCCACCGCCGATTTTGACGGTCGAGCACGCGGAGATCCTGGTGGCAGAGAACGAGGACGACGGCGCTGAAGGCTATCTCACAATCTGGAATGGCACCAACCAGCAGATCAGCCTAGAGGCGATCCGAAGCGATGCATTCGGCAAGATCTCCATCTTGCGAACCGAAATGAGTTCGGGCCGGACCAGCACCGGGCCAGTGGAAGGAATTGTTCCTGTGCCGGGACACGCCGAATTGACGATGCGCCCTAGCGGCATTCGCTTGCTCCTGGAGGATCCCCTGCCCCGAACTGACAGGTTGGCTGACAGCCGCTTTACACTGGTATTCGAAGGCGGCCGGGAACTAGAGGTTACCGCCAATGTCGTCCAATCTCGCGATCAGTTGACGCTACATCATCACGGCCAGGGAGACGTCGCCACTGACTGA
- a CDS encoding MerR family transcriptional regulator: MLTIGELSRATGVKIPTIRYYEQMGLMAAAERSGGNQRRYESHDRERLSFIKHARDLGFTIEAIRELLKLSAHPDRPCVDADEIAVRQLQAVRNKIAKLRLLEKELDRMTSRNHDDQIKHCYVLRSLANHDMCVSEH; the protein is encoded by the coding sequence ATGCTGACGATTGGAGAACTGTCGCGGGCAACCGGCGTCAAAATTCCTACGATACGGTACTATGAACAGATGGGATTGATGGCTGCTGCCGAACGCTCCGGAGGCAACCAGCGGCGATATGAATCACATGATCGAGAGCGCCTGTCGTTTATCAAGCATGCTCGGGATCTGGGGTTCACAATCGAGGCCATCAGGGAGCTCCTGAAACTAAGCGCCCATCCCGACCGTCCTTGCGTGGATGCCGATGAAATCGCCGTCCGGCAGCTTCAGGCCGTTCGCAACAAGATCGCCAAGCTCCGTCTTCTCGAGAAGGAGCTTGATCGCATGACGTCCCGCAACCACGACGACCAGATCAAACACTGCTACGTCCTGCGGTCTCTCGCCAACCACGACATGTGCGTGAGCGAACACTAG
- a CDS encoding Nramp family divalent metal transporter — protein MADPTSDVANGWKGRSSAPSMSDVHRSVPVQGMHSSWRRAAAFIGPGYLVAVGYMDPGNWATSIAGGSRFGYTLLVVALISNIMAIILQSLCARLAIASGRDLAQACKDAYPKFVSRTLWVLAEIAIIATDIAEVIGTAIGLNLLFGIPLEIGVVITALDVFLILYLQRLGFRWVEALVIALLAVIAVCFVLQILLADPNWGDVIRGFAPTTEIVTNPELLYLALGILGATVMPHNLYLHCGIVQTRNYGDSLPEKREALKFATIDSTVALMFALCVNASILILAAATFNTTGRTEIAELGQAHSLLAPMLGAAIAPTLFGIALLCCGINSTVTATLAGQIVMEGFLDIKLPPWLRRLITRAIAIIPAAAITIWYGESGTAQLLILTQVILSLQLSFAVFPLVMFTADRKKMGELVAPRALVAVAFFIAFAIAALNVKLLFDFLASTA, from the coding sequence ATGGCCGATCCGACGTCGGACGTCGCCAACGGCTGGAAGGGCAGGTCGAGTGCCCCTTCGATGTCCGATGTGCACCGGTCTGTGCCCGTGCAGGGCATGCACTCGTCCTGGCGCCGGGCCGCAGCCTTCATCGGTCCAGGCTATCTCGTCGCCGTCGGCTACATGGACCCCGGCAACTGGGCGACGTCGATCGCAGGCGGATCGCGCTTCGGATACACCCTGCTCGTGGTGGCCCTGATCTCAAACATCATGGCGATCATCCTCCAATCCCTTTGCGCGCGGCTCGCCATCGCGTCCGGTAGGGACCTGGCGCAGGCTTGCAAGGATGCGTATCCAAAGTTCGTGTCGCGTACCCTGTGGGTGCTGGCCGAGATCGCGATCATCGCGACCGACATCGCCGAGGTCATCGGAACGGCCATCGGCTTGAACCTGCTCTTTGGCATCCCGCTGGAAATTGGCGTCGTGATCACCGCGCTTGACGTTTTCCTCATTCTCTATCTGCAAAGGCTTGGCTTCCGCTGGGTCGAAGCTCTGGTGATCGCGCTGCTTGCCGTAATTGCCGTCTGCTTCGTGCTTCAGATTCTTCTGGCGGATCCAAACTGGGGCGACGTCATCCGCGGGTTCGCCCCGACCACCGAGATCGTCACCAATCCTGAATTGCTCTACCTCGCTCTCGGCATCCTCGGCGCGACGGTGATGCCGCATAACCTCTATCTCCACTGCGGGATCGTCCAGACGAGGAATTATGGCGACAGCCTGCCGGAAAAGCGCGAAGCGCTGAAGTTCGCCACGATCGACTCCACGGTCGCACTGATGTTTGCGCTCTGCGTGAATGCGTCGATCCTCATCCTTGCCGCCGCCACGTTCAACACGACCGGGAGGACGGAAATCGCCGAATTGGGCCAGGCCCACAGCTTGCTGGCACCGATGCTCGGTGCGGCCATCGCGCCGACCTTGTTCGGAATCGCGCTCCTGTGCTGTGGCATAAACTCGACGGTGACGGCGACCCTGGCGGGACAGATCGTCATGGAAGGATTCCTCGATATCAAGCTGCCACCCTGGCTTCGCCGGCTCATCACGCGGGCGATCGCCATCATCCCGGCCGCGGCGATCACAATCTGGTACGGAGAGAGCGGCACCGCCCAGCTCCTGATCTTGACTCAGGTGATCCTCAGCCTTCAGCTGTCATTCGCCGTCTTTCCATTGGTGATGTTCACGGCCGACCGGAAAAAGATGGGTGAACTGGTGGCGCCCCGTGCGCTGGTCGCCGTCGCCTTCTTCATCGCCTTTGCCATCGCTGCCCTGAACGTCAAACTGCTCTTTGACTTTCTTGCGTCCACGGCCTGA